The DNA window ATCTGATTTCTGGAATGCAGAAAAATATTATAAGCCCCTACGGCTTCAACGTAAATATGGTTTTAATTTGATTATGTGTAATAATCAAAAAGGTCAGAATCTCTTAAGAAAAATTTCAAGTGACATTGAATCAATAACACTCCCTGTTGATGTAGCCATAAAAGGAGATGTTCGCCTCCGACACTCTGAACCGATACCACCTGAACGTGATTCAATATTCGAGGAATTTTATTTACATGGATATGAGTGGTTAACCAAAAACCGATGTATCCGTCATAGTTGGAGAAATAAAATAATTCCTATATTTATCAAGAACTTAATTTACGAAATTAAGGCACGAATATGACTATTGGTATATTAACGCGCCGATATGGTTACAATATGGGCTCGACATTACAAGCATTTGCAATGAGCGAGATGCTAGCCAGTTTTGGCCATAAGGTAGAAATTATTAATTATGATGAAACGGCAGCTCACTTTAAATGGAAAATTAGACCGTTTTTAGAACGGCTGATGTATAAGTTATGGATTCCTCCTACTGGTGCTAAAAGAAATTATCTTAGTCATAGGATTTCTCAAGAAAAGAAATTTAATGAATTTGAAAATAAATACATTCCATTATCTAAAGAAAAAATAAGGAGTAAAAGACAGCTCACTCAAATTTCTAAAAAATACAATAAGATCGTCATTGGTAGCGATCAAATATGGAATCCTTTTTTATATGATCCAGTATTTTTCGGAGAGTTCCTACCAGTATCTGAAAGAAAAAAGATAATAGCTTATGCTCCAAGTCTCGGAGTAGGAAATTCCGAAGAAATTCTTACTGAGCAGAAGTCACTAATTAACTCACTTTCATTTATTTCCTGTAGGGAAGAAAAAGGTGCAGATGTTCTTAAAGAAATTACAGGCAGAAAAATCCCCGTAGTTCTTGATCCAACCTTAATGGTAAATCGGGAAATCTGGGATAAGATTGCAGATGAACATTCTGTCGATGGACTTCCAGATGATTTTATTGTTACTTATTTTCTTGGAAAAGATATCCATCAGATGGAGTTAGATTCTCTTTCAATAAAGTATAATGCTAAGATTATAAACATCTCAATGTTTAATAAGCCTAATGCTATCAATGCTTTTTGCCATCTTAAAAATTTAGGTCCAGGTGAATTCCTATATTTGATAAAGCATGCAAAATATGTTGCTACGGATTCGTTCCATGCCACAATTTTTTCTTGGATATTTCAGACTGAATTTAAAACTTTCATGCGTTTTAAATTACGGGACAAAGAGAGCCAAAATTCAAGAATAGAGACTTTATTAAGCCTATTTGAAGTTAAAGACAAGATTATTGAGGCAAAAAAAAATAGTAAAGATTTCTTATCCCTATATCTTAAATGACAATTTTGCATTATACCATCGGTTTACCACCAAAACGTCACGGAGGGAGCGTGCAATATGCATCGGATTTAATGCACGAACAAGCTCGCCAAGGACACAATGTTTATGCCTTGATTTGTGGTGACACTCTATTCCGAGCTACCGAGTGTAGATTCAAAAAAAGCCATAAAGTTAGAGATATAAAAGTAATCAAACTTACTAACCCTACTACTCCGACACTCCTATATGGAGTTAAAACTCCAGCCTCTCAGTTTCGTGATGTAAAAGTCAATCTTAGAAATATCCAAGAGTTTATTCGCAAGAATGACATTAAAATTTTTCATATCCATACGTTTATGGGGCTACCACAAGCTATCGTAAGGAGTTTGAAGGATATGAATATAAAAATAATCTATACGACTCATGATTTTTATGGTATATGCCCCAAGAACAATTTAATTGATTACAATGGGAATTTATGTTCAGGTCCAAAATCAACAAATTGTGCAATATGTTGTCATAGCTCTATGTCAGATTATGCGCTAAGATTATGTAATTCATCTCTTTATCATTGGAGTAAATGGTTGCGATTACCTAAAAAGAAGTTAATTTCAACTATACATAAGCCTACTGATACGCCCCAATTTATTCCAACAAATGAAATTATTAAAAATTATGCTATATTAATAGAGTATTATCAATCATATTTTAATTTAGTTGACTATTTCCATTTTAATAGTAAACAGACAGAATCAATATTTCGACAATTTCTCCCTAATATTAAAGGGCACTCAGTACCTGTCACAACGGCAAAAATAATAGACCGAAGAAAGAAACTCATCCTTAACGAGTGTTTGACGTTTGGTTTTATAGGCAGTTTAAGTGAATACAAAGGATTTCCAATTCTTAAATCTGTAATAAAAGAACTATATCATGATGGATTAAAAAATATCAAGATTAAAGTTTATGGAACAGCTGAAATTGGCATTGATATAGATATACCTTCTATAGAATACTGCGGACTTTATAAATATGATAATTTATCCGATATTCTATATCATTTAGATGGAATTATAGTTCCATCTAAATGGCATGAGACATTTAGCCTTATCACTCTTGAAGCTCTATCTCATGGAATACCAGCAATTGTAAGTGATACTGTAGGTGCTAAAGAAATCATAAAAGAAATTGATAGTAAGTTCATTATAAATAACAGAGAGTCGCTTAAAAACAAGTTGAAAGACATTCTACAATCACCAGCACAATTAGAGAAGTTTAATGATAAATTATTACTCATGAACTTCAATTTTTCAATAAAAGACCATACTCAAAAGATTCTTGACATTTACAAACTTAATAATTAATGAACGGTAGAACAATCTTTCGACTATATAATCAGGTAAAATATATATTCATCCTCATTGGATGGATTTACAAAAAAAATTTTTATGGCCTTTTAAATCTTGGCTCTACTGGAGTGGCATAATGTTTCGTTATGCTTATTATAAATATAATTTTAATACCTGTGGAACGAATGTTTCAATTCATCCTAAGGTATATTTTAAGCATATCGACAAGATTAAGTTAGGAAATAATATTTCGTTTCATCCTTTATGCTACATTGACGGTGAAGGTGGTATTGAAATTGGGGACGACGTTTCAATCGCACATAATGTTACAATTATGAGTTCAAATCATGGTTGGAACAATGAAGATATTCCTATAAAATACAATCCAAAATCATATGGTAAGGTTGTGATTGAGAATGATGTATGAATTGGTTGTGGAGCATGGATTATGGCAGGTGTTAATATTGGTTCTCTATGTATAATCGCTGCTGGTGCAGTCGTTACACACGATTGTGAATCAAATGGTATTTATGGTGGAATACCAGCAAAATTAATCAAACGTATTTAATTACAATGATTCGGTAAAAATTACCGAAGTAGTTGAAACTTAAGTTAATATGTCGAATTGTCAAATACAAATGAATCGCCAAAGCGTTCATTATAAAACACTTATACCATGAACGTATTGGCGATTCTCAAAGACTTCACCTTTCGGTGTAAGTCGGTATTTGAAAATACTACAACCAAGATGAGCAAAAGGTTCCTCAACTGGCTGATTTTAACAATACGCACTGTAGCGTTGATTCCGGGCAAAGTCAATTTTACCCGGCTGTCGCGCTATGGCGGTCGTACAGCCAAGACCTTTGCCTCCAATTTCAAGACATCCGTAGACTGGATGAAAGTCAACATAGGTATGGCGCAGGATTGTTTTGGGCCGGCCGATGACATGGCAGTGGCAATCGATCCGTCGTTCATTTCAAAAGCAGGCAGACTGACGTATGGCATAGGCCGTTTCTGGTCAGGGGTGGCACAACGTGTCAAACGCGGTCTGGAGATAATGGCGATCGGGGCAATAAGTCTGAGTAAACATACATGCGTGATGCTCGGTGCTGTCCAGTCACCGAACTTCAGGACTCTTGAATCTGAGAAACAAATGTCAATGCTTGACTGGTATGTGGCACTTGTCAGGTCAAAGGCGACAGAGCTGCTCTCACTGACGGATATTCTGGTTGCCGATGCCTTTTTCTCCAAATATGAGTTTGTAAATGAAGTGATTGGCATGGGATTTCGATTTGTCGGGAGATTACGTGCCAACTCATATCTGAGGTATCTGGCCATACCGGATTCCTCCGCCCCGCGAAGACGCGGCAGAAAGAAAAAGTATGGAGAGAAAGTGGATTTCTCCAATCTTGATATGTCCGTGTTCACCTCATTCATATATGAGGATTCCAAAGGAAACAAAAACCGATGTCACACGGCGGTCGTACATTCGAGGGCATTGAAACGCGACATCCGTATCGTGGTCTGTCCGGTTGAAAACGCAGAGCCTCTTCTTTACTTCTCTACAGACACCAATATGAGGTCTGAAAAGATCATCGGTTTCTACCGCACCCGCTTTCAGATTGAGTTCGGCATACGCGATGCCAAACAGTTTACAGGACTCCAGTCGCAACAGACACGCGACAAAGA is part of the Duncaniella dubosii genome and encodes:
- a CDS encoding Coenzyme F420 hydrogenase/dehydrogenase, beta subunit C-terminal domain, which translates into the protein MDLVCHGTPSPLIFKEHISFIQNKTNQKIIDYKFRGKEKTGWRAYIKYIYPDGKSEKKIWGNDFFAYSFYKSRFNRKSCFSCGFSRSERVGDITLSDFWNAEKYYKPLRLQRKYGFNLIMCNNQKGQNLLRKISSDIESITLPVDVAIKGDVRLRHSEPIPPERDSIFEEFYLHGYEWLTKNRCIRHSWRNKIIPIFIKNLIYEIKARI
- a CDS encoding polysaccharide pyruvyl transferase family protein — protein: MGSTLQAFAMSEMLASFGHKVEIINYDETAAHFKWKIRPFLERLMYKLWIPPTGAKRNYLSHRISQEKKFNEFENKYIPLSKEKIRSKRQLTQISKKYNKIVIGSDQIWNPFLYDPVFFGEFLPVSERKKIIAYAPSLGVGNSEEILTEQKSLINSLSFISCREEKGADVLKEITGRKIPVVLDPTLMVNREIWDKIADEHSVDGLPDDFIVTYFLGKDIHQMELDSLSIKYNAKIINISMFNKPNAINAFCHLKNLGPGEFLYLIKHAKYVATDSFHATIFSWIFQTEFKTFMRFKLRDKESQNSRIETLLSLFEVKDKIIEAKKNSKDFLSLYLK
- a CDS encoding glycosyltransferase, whose amino-acid sequence is MTILHYTIGLPPKRHGGSVQYASDLMHEQARQGHNVYALICGDTLFRATECRFKKSHKVRDIKVIKLTNPTTPTLLYGVKTPASQFRDVKVNLRNIQEFIRKNDIKIFHIHTFMGLPQAIVRSLKDMNIKIIYTTHDFYGICPKNNLIDYNGNLCSGPKSTNCAICCHSSMSDYALRLCNSSLYHWSKWLRLPKKKLISTIHKPTDTPQFIPTNEIIKNYAILIEYYQSYFNLVDYFHFNSKQTESIFRQFLPNIKGHSVPVTTAKIIDRRKKLILNECLTFGFIGSLSEYKGFPILKSVIKELYHDGLKNIKIKVYGTAEIGIDIDIPSIEYCGLYKYDNLSDILYHLDGIIVPSKWHETFSLITLEALSHGIPAIVSDTVGAKEIIKEIDSKFIINNRESLKNKLKDILQSPAQLEKFNDKLLLMNFNFSIKDHTQKILDIYKLNN
- a CDS encoding transposase, whose translation is MNVLAILKDFTFRCKSVFENTTTKMSKRFLNWLILTIRTVALIPGKVNFTRLSRYGGRTAKTFASNFKTSVDWMKVNIGMAQDCFGPADDMAVAIDPSFISKAGRLTYGIGRFWSGVAQRVKRGLEIMAIGAISLSKHTCVMLGAVQSPNFRTLESEKQMSMLDWYVALVRSKATELLSLTDILVADAFFSKYEFVNEVIGMGFRFVGRLRANSYLRYLAIPDSSAPRRRGRKKKYGEKVDFSNLDMSVFTSFIYEDSKGNKNRCHTAVVHSRALKRDIRIVVCPVENAEPLLYFSTDTNMRSEKIIGFYRTRFQIEFGIRDAKQFTGLQSQQTRDKDRLDFAFNLSFTALNVCKEVIRKDYPDLSLAQFKRLMFESYLASTIISTCGKSPHLKIIQKINHRLAQLAA
- a CDS encoding acyltransferase, which encodes MDLQKKFLWPFKSWLYWSGIMFRYAYYKYNFNTCGTNVSIHPKVYFKHIDKIKLGNNISFHPLCYIDGEGGIEIGDDVSIAHNVTIMSSNHGWNNEDIPIKYNPKSYGKVVIENDV